A window from Triticum aestivum cultivar Chinese Spring chromosome 6D, IWGSC CS RefSeq v2.1, whole genome shotgun sequence encodes these proteins:
- the LOC123145563 gene encoding uncharacterized protein, which translates to MATRPELMDDLLGEVLLRLPPDEPEHLFRAAIVCKSWLRVVCDPAFRRRYRAFHGAPPLLGLLHLLQVLQGGPAHRFASTTSMPDFPYPGSDGEGEHPTPLDCRHGRVLYHLVQGDSLVLVVSDPVTGDRRVLPAPGFDSLIWTAAVFCAADGCQHLDCQGGPFRVAFLSTGDDDRVVKATVYSSVTGAWSAPVCLDDGCEGYAQLKRDDIAKNLYHLPYVMPRRVAVIGDAVYFTLRSVDKILKYNLPNKCFSMISQPPHDLAPMALMLMEDSSLGFACINNSSLCLWSRKVDSEAAAEWVQCRVIELETIIPDVDLDWEPFVVGSAEGVGVIFISTDAGLFAVELKSGRGRKVDEPGQYFSVLPYISFYTPDRGRLLALAKTH; encoded by the exons ATGGCGACACGGCCGGAGCTGATGGACGACCTCCTCGGCGAggtcctcctccgcctcccgccggacGAGCCCGAGCACCTCTTCCGCGCCGCCATCGTCTGCAAGTCGTGGCTCCGCGTCGTCTGCGACCCCGCCTTCCGCCGCCGCTACCGCGCCTTCCACGGAGCCCctcccctcctcggcctcctccacctGCTCCAGGTCCTCCAAGGAGGCCCCGCGCACCGCTTCGCCTCCACCACGTCGATGCCGGACTTCCCCTACCCAGGCTCCGACGGCGAGGGCGAGCACCCCACCCCCCTCGACTGCCGCCACGGCCGCGTGCTCTACCACTTGGTGCAAGGCGACAGCCTGGTTCTCGTCGTCTCAGACCCCGTCACGGGAGACCGGCGCGTTCTGCCCGCGCCGGGCTTCGATTCGCTCATCTGGACCGCCGCGGTGTTCTGCGCCGCCGATGGCTGCCAACATCTCGACTGCCAAGGCGGCCCCTTCCGCGTGGCCTTCCTGTCCACGGGCGACGACGACCGTGTCGTTAAGGCGACCGTGTACTCATCGGTGACAGGTGCGTGGAGTGCGCCAGTATGCCTCGACGATGGCTGTGAAGGCTATGCCCAGCTCAAGCGGGATGACATTGCAAAAAACCTCTACCACCTGCCCTATGTCATGCCTCGGCGAGTAGCCGTCATTGGAGATGCAGTCTACTTCACACTTCGGTCAGTTGACAAGATCCTCAAGTACAACTTGCCAAACAAGTGCTTCTCCATGATCAGCCAGCCGCCACACGATTTGGCCCCAATGGCTCTCATGCTGATGGAGGACAGTTCGCTGGGGTTTGCCTGCATCAATAATTCTAGCCTTTGTTTGTGGTCAAGGAAGGTGGATTCAGAAGCAGCTGCAGAATGGGTACAATGCAGGGTCATTGAGCTGGAGACAATTATACCTGATGTCGATCTCGATTGGGAACCATTTGTGGTTGGTTCCGCAGAGGGTGTGGGTGTCATCTTCATAAGCACAGATGCTGGCTTATTCGCTGTAGAGCTAAAGTCAGGGCGAGGCAGGAAGGTTGACGAGCCCGGACAGTACTTTAGCGTCCTACCCTACATTAGCTTCTACACTCCAG ATCGTGGCAGATTGTTAGCGCTGGCGAAGACTCACTGA